The Cytophagia bacterium CHB2 genome contains the following window.
CAATGAAGATGATGCGCTTGATTTTATTGAAACCGTAGCAGATATGAGTGATTCATGAGACGTGGGGATATTGTGGTTGTTTCTGCGGCTGGAGACTACGGCAAACCAAGACCCGCCGTAATCATACAAGAAAACCTGTTTAACGACACACACGCTAGTATCCTTGTTTGCCTGCTGACAACCGATATTCAGGACGCGCCACTATTCAGACTTGATATTGATCCATCTGACGATAACGGATTAAAAAAGCGTTCGCAGATTATGGTTGATAAGATTGTAGCGTTGCGGCGCGAACGGATCAGTTCGACCATTGGAAAAATTGATGATGATACGCTCATCAGCGTTAATCGATCCCTTGCATTATTTCTCGGATTGGCACAATAAAACTCGTTAACTATTTGATAAACGTTAACCAGCATACATCAAGGAAGAGCAGAAGGCGGATCAGGGTGCTCGAGAAGCGCTTATTCCGACAAATGAATGGGATAAGTCGTTAGTGAAAATAAGCTCAATAAAGAAAAACGCACTAGCGCTTGCTGAGAAGCTACGAATTCATCCTGCGATCGTTACGGGGCGAGTTCGTTATGAAACTCAAAACTGGCGTTTGTTGACCAATTTGTTAGGTGCAAAAGGTGATGTTGAAAAAAGTTTTGGAAACCAAGCGAGGTAAGTGATATCAATAACTTGGCAAATAGCATTTGGATTGGCTGAAAAGTTAATCCAGATAGGCGATCTACTTGAGCTGACACAACAATAAACAGCGTTGCCCGTTAAAAGTTAAAGATCATTCAATAAGACATTTAACGACACGTATCAAACGAATTAAAACAGGAACAACAGCATGTTGCGCTCCCAATCTATGGCGCTCGGTTATCAATACTGAATTACTTGTGCCTAATGAGCGTAAGATATTTGCCAGAGTTGTCTTACCCCTGCCGTTCTCCGCGTATATTAAGGCCAGTTTGCTGAAAGCGTTTTGGGGGCCAGGATTGACGGAATCGAACTGCCCAATATTTCTCAAAAGCTGAATGCTATCTACCATCTTTGCTCCTTAAAACGCAAAAGTCGCCTGTACCCGTTCGTCAATGGAGCGCAGCTTGGCATAGTTCAATATGTCGCGCAAGGATGCGCCCTTGTCACGCCACTCATCTTCGTCTGCTCGTCCGACGTGGTCAGTAGTGCTGGCACATAAAGCCACCTGCCCGGCTTTGGGATAGTCTCCGTATTATTCGCTTCGACCACCCATTGGGATGCTCATATTGGAGTTGGAAGCCTTCTGTTACCGGCTCAAGATTCTGTTCCTTTTCAATAGAACGATCCTCAATCTGCGTAACAACTAAACCAAGGTCAGTATCCTCGCTATTCCGCAGTGTTTCTATTGTTCTGCCCATAACAGCCCCTTCATTCATCATTGTTATAACCTTATTGTCTCGGCGCTACTACGCCAATGTTCTTGTAAAGAGTGATATACAACACACCATAACGGCGGACAACATCATTCATGATAACTTTAAGATAATGCGCCTCGTTGTCATCAATCGTCACCCAAATGCTGCCATCTTCTGCTAACAGCTCGCGCAACAGGCGCAAACGCGGGAACATCATTGCCAGCCACTGGCTATGCTCCAGATTATCATCGTAATGCTCAAATGCACTTTTGGTATTATAGGGAGGGTCGATGAAGATGCACTTCACCAGTCCGGCGTAGTAAGGCAATAACGCTTTCACCGCGTCCAGATTGTCGCCCTGTATCACCATGTTCTGGCTAGTCGTGTCGCCTGCGCTGTTCGCGTCATCGGCCTCCAACAGGCGATACGGCACAGCCTCTGCCTGTTTCACATGTTTGTCACGATCTAACCAGTTCAGGATCGGCATTTAAATACTCTTTCTGTACCGGCCATACCGGCTTTTACTCTGTTATCTGTCATGGCTGGCCATACCATGTGGATCGGCCGCCGCCATTCCGGGTAAGCAGGCCTTTTTTCACCAGTGAGCCAAAAGTTGCCTTCAATGTGTTCGGGCTTGCGCCTATCTCGCGCACCATGTCGCGGGCCATGATCTGTTCTTCGTTCAGTGCAAAATCCATAGCGGTAACATCCTTCAAAAAGCGCGCGCCTGGCGGCTGCCCGCCCCCTGTCAGGGAGAGAGCGTGGCGCCGGCGCTTCCCGTCACTAGGGCCGCGATTATAGCATGGGGTCTGGCGGCGAACGAATAGCGCCTGCCTCAAGAGGGGGCCTTTCACGATGGGAGCGAAATCTTTGAACCGCAGAGGCGCAGAAAGAACAAGACTTCCGAAGTCTTCGGAGACTTCGGAAGTCTGCCTTTCGCGCTTTGCTCTGCGCTCTCTACGCCTTTGCGGTGATGCTCTACCCCAGAACTGGAATACAGTCTTCAAGACACTCACCCACGTCCTGACACAGCGTTGCCAACAAAAGTCTTGACAATCGCGCGCCGCCCGTGCTATACTGCCCGCATCCTATGAAAGGAGCAAAGGCGCACAATGGCAAATCGTACCTTCATCCGCACTCGCATGAGCGGCGTTCCCGCCGGGAACGAGCCTTGCCGTATTGCGCCTGTTTGCCGCTAAGGAAACTCGCCTAAACGAGTGACGCTGGCCGCGGGCGCAATGCCCGCGGTTTTGTTTTGCGATGACTCGTCCAACGAGTCCGTCGCCGGCCACACAAGCCGCGGGCACCCAGCTCGCGGCTTTTTTGTGCGGCACCACAGGCCCGAAACCGCTTTTCTCGCGTCGAAAGCTGAGCATTACCAACGCACCATTGAGGACATCACCATGATGGAGCATTCCATCCCCACACAAGAAGCGGCGCTCGTTGTCGAGAACGTCGTCAAGCGCTTCAATGTCGCCGCCGAACCCTGGTGGCGGCGCTGGATTGGGAGCCACAAGGCGACCAACGGTCATGCGGCTGGCGGACAGCCCGCCAACGGCCATGACGCCCCGCACAAGCTCAAGGCCCGGCGCGGCAAGGAACTGGTCACCGCTGTATCGAACGTCTCGTTCAGCGTCTATCGCCGCGAAATC
Protein-coding sequences here:
- a CDS encoding type II toxin-antitoxin system PemK/MazF family toxin, with translation MRRGDIVVVSAAGDYGKPRPAVIIQENLFNDTHASILVCLLTTDIQDAPLFRLDIDPSDDNGLKKRSQIMVDKIVALRRERISSTIGKIDDDTLISVNRSLALFLGLAQ
- a CDS encoding BlaI/MecI/CopY family transcriptional regulator, whose amino-acid sequence is MDFALNEEQIMARDMVREIGASPNTLKATFGSLVKKGLLTRNGGGRSTWYGQP
- a CDS encoding site-specific DNA-methyltransferase, which encodes MPILNWLDRDKHVKQAEAVPYRLLEADDANSAGDTTSQNMVIQGDNLDAVKALLPYYAGLVKCIFIDPPYNTKSAFEHYDDNLEHSQWLAMMFPRLRLLRELLAEDGSIWVTIDDNEAHYLKVIMNDVVRRYGVLYITLYKNIGVVAPRQ